The Brenneria rubrifaciens genome has a window encoding:
- a CDS encoding FecCD family ABC transporter permease, with the protein MNARHDAGRTTGAVWRSGRVSLLVYPRELAVCAGLLALLVLLAAFAMTAGRIDISVAQILHAIFGNGDGGPGDRIIRNIRLPRTLTAIFVGAALGISGAIFQSVSRNALGSPDIIGCTTGAATGALIQIILFDPAPMAVAFAAVTGGIAASLLVYLLSVKAGTVRGYRLILTGIGIGSVLSALNGFLLVKGDLDNAIMANLWLAGTVQSRTWMHLIPVMIGVAVLLPAILLSARKLTMMEMGDDMACLLGIRVERVRLMMILCAVILAALATGATGPIAFVALAAPQLVARLTRSRTLPVIGAALMGASLLLLADLITLLLPLTVAMPVGRMTGILGGVYLLWLLNRMRRF; encoded by the coding sequence ATGAACGCCAGACATGACGCAGGCAGAACGACTGGCGCAGTCTGGCGCAGCGGACGTGTGTCGCTGCTGGTCTATCCCCGGGAACTGGCAGTGTGCGCAGGGCTGCTGGCGTTGCTGGTATTGCTGGCCGCGTTTGCTATGACGGCGGGGCGGATCGATATCAGCGTCGCACAGATTCTGCATGCGATCTTCGGCAATGGCGATGGCGGCCCCGGCGATCGTATTATCCGTAATATTCGCCTACCGCGCACACTGACCGCTATCTTCGTCGGCGCGGCGCTAGGCATTTCCGGGGCGATTTTCCAGTCCGTTTCTCGTAATGCGCTCGGTTCTCCCGATATTATCGGCTGCACCACCGGTGCGGCGACCGGCGCGCTGATTCAGATTATCCTGTTCGATCCCGCGCCGATGGCCGTCGCCTTTGCCGCGGTAACGGGTGGTATCGCGGCCTCGCTGCTGGTCTATTTGCTGTCGGTGAAAGCGGGCACGGTCAGGGGATATCGCCTGATCCTGACCGGCATCGGCATCGGCTCGGTGCTCAGTGCGTTGAATGGCTTCCTGCTGGTGAAAGGGGATCTGGACAATGCGATAATGGCGAATCTATGGCTCGCGGGCACCGTGCAATCTCGTACCTGGATGCATCTGATCCCGGTAATGATTGGCGTGGCCGTGCTGCTGCCTGCGATCCTGCTGTCCGCCAGAAAGCTCACCATGATGGAGATGGGGGATGATATGGCCTGCCTGCTGGGTATCCGCGTGGAACGCGTTCGCCTAATGATGATCCTGTGTGCGGTCATTCTGGCGGCGTTGGCCACCGGCGCCACCGGCCCCATCGCGTTTGTTGCCCTGGCCGCGCCGCAACTGGTGGCGCGTTTAACCCGGTCGCGGACGCTGCCCGTGATCGGCGCCGCGTTGATGGGCGCCAGTCTGCTTTTGCTGGCCGACTTGATCACGCTGCTGCTTCCTCTGACCGTCGCCATGCCTGTTGGACGCATGACCGGCATTCTTGGGGGCGTTTATCTGCTTTGGCTGTTGAACCGCATGCGACGCTTCTGA
- a CDS encoding FecCD family ABC transporter permease produces MSPLLQAALRSRSGKFRFRRRGLIFCTLLLAALTVWSVFIGTRPIPAHVTWQALVAFDASDSEHLLVRYLRIPRTLLAIVVGAALGVSGAIMQALTRNPLADPGILGVNAGAMVAIVAAIAFLGISDVAGYMWFGLFGAGLVGGSVYLLGGGWRGINPVRLVLAGAALTVVLLALAQLITVNSEDEVFNQFRHWVVGSLQGRGYPVLAPVSIVVAAGLLASLTLAKSLDMMALGNDLGQSLGINAVWVWLLSALTIIALAGAATAAAGPISFVGLTAPHFARVVAGADHRWVLPWSMLISAILMVAADISGRLIGYPGEISVGIMVALIGGPVFVVLVKQWKIIQL; encoded by the coding sequence ATGTCTCCACTCCTTCAGGCCGCTCTCCGCTCGCGCAGCGGCAAATTCAGGTTTCGTCGCCGGGGCCTAATTTTCTGTACGTTGCTGCTCGCCGCGCTGACCGTGTGGAGTGTGTTCATCGGCACGCGTCCCATCCCGGCGCATGTGACCTGGCAGGCGCTGGTGGCGTTCGACGCCAGCGACAGCGAACATCTGCTGGTACGCTACCTGAGAATCCCGCGAACCTTGCTGGCGATAGTGGTGGGAGCCGCGTTGGGCGTCTCCGGGGCCATCATGCAGGCGCTGACCCGTAATCCGCTTGCCGATCCCGGCATTCTCGGTGTAAATGCCGGGGCGATGGTGGCGATTGTTGCGGCTATCGCTTTTTTGGGGATTTCCGATGTCGCCGGGTATATGTGGTTTGGGCTCTTTGGCGCCGGACTGGTCGGTGGGAGCGTGTACTTGCTGGGCGGCGGCTGGCGGGGAATCAATCCGGTGCGGTTGGTGCTGGCGGGCGCCGCGCTGACCGTCGTGCTGTTGGCACTGGCACAGTTGATTACCGTGAATAGCGAGGATGAAGTGTTCAATCAGTTCCGGCACTGGGTCGTCGGCTCCTTGCAGGGACGCGGTTATCCGGTACTGGCGCCGGTATCCATTGTCGTTGCGGCAGGGTTGCTGGCGTCGCTTACCCTGGCGAAATCGCTGGATATGATGGCGCTCGGCAACGATTTGGGACAGTCTCTCGGTATTAATGCGGTCTGGGTATGGCTGCTGTCGGCGCTGACTATTATCGCTCTGGCGGGCGCTGCGACAGCGGCGGCCGGGCCGATCAGCTTTGTCGGGCTGACCGCGCCGCATTTCGCCCGCGTTGTCGCCGGAGCGGACCACCGCTGGGTTTTGCCCTGGTCGATGCTGATTTCCGCGATCCTGATGGTGGCGGCCGATATTTCCGGCCGACTGATAGGCTATCCGGGGGAAATCAGCGTTGGCATTATGGTGGCGCTGATTGGTGGACCGGTGTTTGTGGTTCTGGTTAAACAATGGAAAATCATACAGCTATGA
- the fepB gene encoding Fe2+-enterobactin ABC transporter substrate-binding protein, protein MNGRKGIAGIGRLIMVLAVMAGLIVPGANASQPADSDPAGWPREFHNADGTTTTLTSPPKRILSTSVTITGTLLAVDAPVVASATAANGRFFAQWDKVAQTRHLEKLWPAGSVDLEAAYAVVPDLIVVAATGGDSAIGQIDELKAIAPTIVLDYGGQTWQDLAREIGAATGLEAQANARIAEFDASVEASRKKITLPAGKVNIISYNGPGASNPIATPDGVHARLLRSLGFTLEAPDLAWQSNMAPRQDFVWAQYENLTRLSAPSTFLLSAGDDNVAAFLGDPMLANLPSVKNRQVYGLGVNSFRIDYFSAKEIIEGIVRRFGKVEQTVPSP, encoded by the coding sequence ATGAACGGACGGAAAGGTATTGCGGGTATTGGCCGCCTGATAATGGTGCTGGCGGTGATGGCGGGGCTAATCGTACCGGGCGCGAACGCCAGCCAGCCAGCCGATTCCGACCCGGCAGGCTGGCCGCGAGAGTTTCACAATGCCGACGGCACCACAACAACCCTGACCTCACCCCCTAAACGCATCCTGTCCACCTCGGTAACCATCACCGGTACATTACTCGCTGTTGACGCGCCGGTGGTGGCCAGTGCGACTGCGGCCAACGGCCGTTTTTTTGCTCAGTGGGACAAGGTGGCGCAGACGCGCCATCTGGAAAAACTATGGCCGGCGGGCAGCGTGGATCTGGAAGCGGCCTATGCGGTGGTGCCGGATCTGATCGTGGTCGCCGCCACGGGCGGGGATTCCGCGATAGGTCAGATCGACGAACTGAAAGCCATCGCGCCGACCATCGTGCTGGATTACGGTGGTCAGACCTGGCAGGATCTGGCGCGGGAAATCGGTGCGGCAACCGGTCTTGAAGCGCAAGCGAACGCACGCATTGCCGAGTTTGATGCCTCGGTGGAAGCGTCTCGCAAAAAAATCACGTTGCCAGCCGGGAAAGTGAACATTATAAGTTACAACGGACCCGGTGCCAGCAACCCAATCGCCACCCCTGACGGGGTTCACGCCCGGCTGCTCAGATCGCTCGGCTTTACCCTTGAAGCGCCCGACCTGGCGTGGCAAAGCAATATGGCCCCCCGGCAGGATTTTGTTTGGGCGCAGTATGAAAACCTGACTCGTCTGAGTGCGCCCTCCACCTTTCTGCTCAGCGCGGGTGATGACAACGTTGCGGCGTTTCTGGGCGATCCAATGCTGGCCAACTTACCTTCGGTTAAAAACAGGCAGGTCTATGGTTTGGGTGTCAATTCGTTCCGCATAGATTATTTCAGCGCCAAAGAAATTATTGAGGGGATCGTCAGACGGTTTGGCAAGGTGGAACAGACAGTGCCGTCGCCGTAG
- a CDS encoding RBBP9/YdeN family alpha/beta hydrolase — protein MNDVNNVIIVHGFLSTPRHHWFQWLRQQCEDDNIRVFIPKMPMPRAPKPDKWLAQLSNTVSLPDEKTWFIGHSLGCITVLRYLSSLHEQLVVGGVILVSGFSEQVEKYPELNAFTEKNIDFSLLRKIIKHRITILSSNDEVVAPHYTMKLREQLDAKLYRFTGCGHFADCDGFDQFPALNNILRDYLN, from the coding sequence ATGAACGATGTCAACAATGTTATTATCGTGCATGGATTTTTATCAACGCCCCGCCATCATTGGTTTCAATGGCTGCGGCAGCAGTGTGAAGATGACAATATCCGCGTTTTTATCCCCAAAATGCCGATGCCCAGGGCGCCCAAGCCCGATAAATGGCTGGCGCAATTGAGTAATACGGTTTCATTGCCTGATGAAAAAACATGGTTTATCGGACATAGCTTGGGCTGTATTACCGTTTTACGTTATTTGTCTTCTTTACATGAGCAACTTGTCGTCGGCGGCGTTATATTGGTTTCCGGTTTTTCAGAGCAGGTCGAAAAATACCCTGAACTTAATGCTTTTACCGAAAAAAATATTGATTTCAGCCTGTTGCGTAAAATAATAAAACATAGAATTACGATTTTATCGTCTAATGATGAGGTCGTTGCGCCTCATTATACGATGAAACTGCGGGAGCAGTTGGATGCGAAATTATATCGCTTTACGGGGTGTGGACATTTCGCGGATTGTGATGGTTTTGATCAATTCCCGGCATTAAATAACATCCTGCGTGATTATTTAAACTAA
- the katG gene encoding catalase/peroxidase HPI, with protein sequence MTTESKCPFSGGGNKVTTNSGTSNQDWWPNQLNLKLLHQHSSLSNPMDEAFDYAEAFNSLDLAAVKEDLHSLMTHSQDWWPADFGHYGPLFIRMAWHSAGTYRMGDGRGGAGAGQQRFAPLNSWPDNANLDKARRLLWPIKQKYGRKISWADLMILTGNVALESMGFKTFGFAGGRPDVWEPEEDVYWGSETTWLGGEKRYSGERDLENPLAAVQMGLIYVNPEGPNGNPDPLAAAKDIRETFKRMAMNDVETVALIAGGHTFGKTHGAGDAALVGPEPEAAGIEEQGLGWKSSFGSGKGGDTITSGLEVTWTQTPTRWSNYFFDNLFGFEWELTRSPAGAHQWQPIDGAGTGEIPDAHDPSKRHVPTMLTTDLSLRVDPIYEKISRRFHEHPEEFADAFARAWFKLTHRDMGPRARYLGPEVPAEELIWQDPIPPVDHERVNEQDIADLKGNILASGLSVSQLVTTAWASASTFRGSDKRGGANGARIRLAPQKDWAVNQPEQLSLVLNTLEGIQHAFNRTQSGNKKVSLADLIVLAGCAGVEQAAKNAGHPVSVPFTPGRMDASLEQTDVESFEVLEPIADGFRNYLKGRYTLSAEALLVDKAQLLTLSAPEMTVLLGGMRVLDTNVDQSQHGVFTKRPMALTNDFFMNLLDMDTTWKATGNEGVFEGRDYVTGEIKWTATRVDLIFGSHSQLRALAEVYGSADAQAKFVQDFVAVWNKVMNLDRFDLA encoded by the coding sequence ATGACAACTGAAAGTAAGTGCCCATTTTCGGGCGGCGGGAACAAAGTAACGACCAACAGCGGCACCTCGAACCAAGATTGGTGGCCAAATCAACTGAATCTGAAACTCCTGCACCAGCATTCCTCCTTATCCAACCCGATGGATGAAGCGTTCGACTACGCCGAAGCATTCAACAGCCTCGATCTGGCTGCCGTTAAAGAAGACCTCCATTCCCTGATGACCCATTCGCAAGATTGGTGGCCGGCAGACTTCGGTCACTACGGGCCGTTGTTCATCCGTATGGCCTGGCACAGCGCGGGAACCTATCGCATGGGCGATGGACGCGGCGGCGCCGGTGCGGGTCAGCAACGTTTCGCACCGCTCAACAGCTGGCCCGATAACGCCAACCTCGATAAAGCGCGCCGGCTGCTGTGGCCGATCAAACAGAAATATGGCCGTAAAATTTCATGGGCCGACCTGATGATCCTTACCGGCAACGTCGCACTGGAGTCCATGGGATTCAAAACCTTCGGTTTTGCAGGCGGACGCCCTGACGTGTGGGAGCCGGAAGAAGATGTTTACTGGGGTTCTGAAACCACCTGGCTGGGTGGCGAAAAACGCTATTCCGGCGAGCGGGATCTCGAAAACCCGCTGGCCGCCGTGCAGATGGGGCTGATTTACGTGAACCCGGAAGGCCCGAACGGGAACCCTGACCCGCTGGCCGCCGCCAAAGATATTCGCGAAACCTTCAAGCGCATGGCGATGAACGACGTTGAAACCGTCGCGCTGATCGCAGGCGGGCATACCTTCGGTAAAACCCATGGCGCGGGCGATGCAGCGCTGGTCGGCCCAGAACCGGAAGCCGCAGGAATTGAGGAACAAGGGCTGGGCTGGAAGAGCAGTTTTGGCAGCGGCAAGGGCGGGGATACCATCACCAGCGGTCTGGAAGTCACCTGGACCCAAACGCCGACCCGCTGGAGTAACTACTTCTTCGATAACCTGTTCGGTTTCGAGTGGGAACTGACCCGAAGCCCTGCCGGCGCTCATCAGTGGCAGCCGATAGATGGCGCGGGCACGGGTGAAATACCGGATGCGCACGATCCGTCGAAACGTCATGTGCCGACCATGCTAACCACAGACCTCTCTTTACGTGTTGATCCGATCTACGAGAAAATTTCCCGCCGATTCCACGAACATCCAGAGGAGTTTGCCGACGCCTTTGCCCGTGCGTGGTTCAAGCTGACGCACCGTGACATGGGGCCGCGCGCCCGTTATCTCGGCCCGGAAGTCCCTGCGGAAGAACTGATTTGGCAGGACCCTATCCCCCCGGTCGATCATGAACGGGTTAACGAACAGGATATCGCCGACCTCAAAGGCAACATTCTGGCATCCGGCCTGTCTGTCTCGCAGTTGGTGACCACCGCCTGGGCATCAGCCTCGACCTTCCGTGGCTCCGACAAACGCGGCGGCGCAAACGGCGCCCGTATCCGTCTGGCGCCGCAGAAAGATTGGGCAGTCAATCAGCCGGAGCAACTGTCTCTTGTGCTGAATACGCTGGAAGGCATACAGCATGCGTTTAACCGTACCCAGTCCGGCAACAAAAAAGTGTCATTAGCTGACCTGATCGTGCTGGCAGGCTGCGCCGGGGTGGAACAGGCGGCGAAAAACGCCGGTCACCCGGTATCCGTTCCTTTTACGCCAGGCCGTATGGACGCGTCTCTGGAGCAAACCGATGTCGAATCATTTGAGGTACTGGAGCCGATCGCAGATGGTTTCCGCAACTACCTTAAAGGCCGCTACACGCTCTCCGCCGAGGCGTTACTGGTGGATAAAGCGCAGTTACTCACCCTGAGCGCGCCGGAAATGACGGTTCTGTTAGGCGGTATGCGCGTTCTGGACACCAATGTTGATCAAAGCCAGCACGGTGTGTTTACCAAACGTCCGATGGCGCTGACCAATGACTTCTTCATGAACCTGCTTGATATGGACACAACATGGAAAGCAACCGGTAACGAAGGCGTGTTCGAAGGCCGCGATTACGTGACGGGCGAGATCAAGTGGACAGCGACACGCGTCGATTTGATCTTCGGTTCGCACTCTCAGTTGCGTGCGCTGGCCGAAGTTTACGGCAGCGCGGATGCGCAGGCGAAATTCGTGCAGGACTTTGTCGCGGTCTGGAACAAAGTTATGAACCTCGATCGCTTCGATCTCGCATGA
- a CDS encoding helix-turn-helix transcriptional regulator, translating to MSFFWSENEIINNTIKNYLNRKLKHYGDLKYAYIILSKKNPSLVSIISNYPQEWVETYKENNYQHIDPVILTAINKISPFSWDDNLVINSKLRFSKIFNLSREYDIVNGYTFVLHDHLQNLAALSIMLEESESADVETAIEDNKDKIQMLLISIHEKIISLYREMNQGNSHRWGDKDIFSDRENEILYWASMGKTYPEIALILGIKISTVKFHIGNVVKKLGVLNAKHAIRLGVELQLIKPLPF from the coding sequence ATGTCTTTTTTTTGGTCTGAAAACGAAATCATCAACAACACGATAAAAAACTACCTCAATCGAAAGCTAAAGCATTATGGCGATCTGAAATATGCCTACATAATTTTGAGTAAAAAGAACCCTTCATTGGTCTCGATTATCTCAAACTATCCTCAGGAATGGGTAGAAACCTACAAAGAAAATAATTACCAGCACATTGACCCGGTCATTTTGACGGCGATAAACAAGATATCGCCTTTCTCCTGGGACGATAATCTGGTTATCAATTCAAAATTAAGATTCTCGAAGATTTTCAATCTCTCCAGAGAGTATGATATCGTTAATGGTTACACCTTTGTGCTTCATGACCACCTCCAAAATCTGGCGGCGCTCTCGATTATGCTCGAAGAATCAGAAAGCGCCGACGTTGAAACCGCCATCGAAGACAATAAAGACAAAATACAGATGCTGCTTATCTCAATCCATGAAAAAATCATCTCTCTGTACAGAGAGATGAACCAGGGAAATAGTCACCGATGGGGTGATAAAGATATCTTCTCTGATCGAGAGAATGAGATTTTATACTGGGCCAGTATGGGTAAAACCTATCCTGAAATTGCACTGATTTTAGGTATAAAAATAAGTACGGTAAAATTTCATATCGGCAACGTCGTCAAAAAGCTGGGCGTCTTAAATGCTAAACACGCCATACGGCTTGGCGTCGAATTGCAGCTAATCAAGCCTCTTCCTTTTT